Proteins encoded in a region of the Nicotiana tomentosiformis chromosome 9, ASM39032v3, whole genome shotgun sequence genome:
- the LOC104099196 gene encoding small ribosomal subunit protein cS23-like produces the protein MMLSAATLPTVNWVPAFFSQKHFSPKIVSFAKQQQSLSRPFNVSALKPRRNFDVFASSAVSFAGETSTQDSVSSAPLQKEKLGVVVKPLEKPRLVLKFIWMEKNIGIALDQVIPGHGTIPLSPYYFWPRKDAWEELKIMLESKPWISQKQIIILLNQATDIINLWQQSGGDLA, from the exons ATGATGTTATCAGCAGCTACACTGCCCACCGTGAATTGGGTTCCTGCATTTTTTTCTCAGAAACACTTTTCACCTAAAATTGTCTCCTTTGCAAAGCAGCAGCAGTCTCTTTCTCGACCGTTCAATGTCTCAGCACTTAAACCCAGAAGAAATTTTGACGTCTTTGCTTCCTCAGCTGTAAGTTTTGCCGGAGAAACATCAACTCAAGATTCTGTTTCCTCAGCTCCTCTTCAAAAAGAG AAGCTTGGAGTGGTAGTTAAGCCGCTGGAGAAACCTAGGCTAGTGTTGAAGTTTATTTGGATGGAGAAGAACATTGGAATTGCACTGGACCAAGTAATTCCTGGTCATGGTACGATTCCGTTGAGCCCCTATTATTTTTGGCCTAGAAAAGATGCTTGGGAGGAGCTTAAAATCATGCTGGAGAGCAAACCTTGGATATCACAGAAGCAGATAATTATTCTTCTTAATCAGGCTACCGATATCATCAATTTGTGGCAACAGAGTGGTGGTGATTTAGCCTAA